A stretch of Oncorhynchus mykiss isolate Arlee chromosome 14, USDA_OmykA_1.1, whole genome shotgun sequence DNA encodes these proteins:
- the casp gene encoding caspace-like protein isoform X1, giving the protein MVESYSDEGAVRITLDILRKMNLNNLSENFEKNYKAAISRKRLWKQAERDELNEEVPSGSYELSSVTDGKRGRLVSVTSRLGEELEDLGKKTQAEWDELIRDSSGMLAPSRVEHNQLEITRLKEKQKELIMKETQLVECMIVVVLQRLNEVKLQQFQWHLTKGKLEVFDPIPKDQLKKGDRKDTVDKMVDKYSPEGAVGITVKILRKIKLNDLAVELENNYREADGAKGHVNGESRFLHSNSGHLSNTPS; this is encoded by the exons ATGGTGGAGAGTTACAGCGATGAGGGAGCTGTGCGAATCACACTGGATATCCTGAGGAAAATGAACCTGAACAATCTCTCAGAAAATTTTGAGAAGAACTACAAAGCAG CAATCTCTCGTAAGCGGTTATGGAAGCAGGCTGAGAGGGATGAACTGAATGAGGAGGTCCCAAGCGGCTCATATGAACT GTCATCTGTGACTGATGGGAAGCGTGGTCGTCTGGTGTCTGTGACCTCTAGGCTGGGGGAAGAGCTGGAGGATCTGGGAAAGAAG acacagGCTGAGTGGGATGAGTTGATCAGGGACTCATCTGGAAT GTTGGCCCCGTCTAGGGTGGAGCATAATCAACTGGAGATCACTAGGCTGAAGGAGAAGCAGAAGGAACTAATCATGAAG GAAACCCAGCTTGTTGAGTGTATGATAGTGGTTGTTCTGCAGCGACTTAATGAAGTAAAGCTGCAGCAGTTTCAGTGGCACCTGACTAAGGGGAAGTTGGAAGTCTTCGATCCCATTCCAAAGGACCAGCTGAAGAAAGGTGACAGGAAAGACACAGTGGATAAGATGGTGGACAAGTACAGTCCTGAGGGAGCTGTGGGAATCACAGTGAAGATTCTGAGAAAGATTAAGCTAAACGATCTCGCTGTTGAGTTAGAAAATAACTACAGAGAAG cTGACGGAGCAAAAGGACATGTTAATGGGGAAAGTCGATTCCTCCACTCAAACTCTGGCCACCTCTCCAACACACCATCATAG
- the casp gene encoding caspace-like protein (The RefSeq protein has 2 substitutions compared to this genomic sequence) has product MANVPELLLLSFQHLDSGELETFQWYLKGHVLDGFPSIPKSQLENANRQVTVDKMVESYSDEGAVRITLDILRKMNLNNLSENFEKNYKAAISRKRLWKQAERDELNEEVPSGSYELSSVTDGKRGRLVSVTSRLGEELEDLGKKTQAEWDELIRDSSGMLAPSRVEHNQLEITRLKEKQKELIMKETQLVECMIVVVLQRLNEVKLQQFQWHLTKGKLEVFDPIPKDQLKKGDRKDTVDKMVDKYSPEGAVGITVKILRKIKLNDLAVELENNYREADGAKVHVNGESRFLHSNFGHLSNTPS; this is encoded by the exons ATGGCGAATGTTCCCGAACTGCTGCTGCTGAGTTTTCAGCACCTGGATTCaggcgagctggagacatttCAGTGGTACTTAAAGGGGCATGTGTTGGATGGATTTCCTAGCATCCCAAAGAGCCAGCTGGAGAATGCTAACAGACAGGTCACAGTGGATAAGATGGTGGAGAGTTACAGCGATGAGGGAGCTGTGCGAATCACACTGGATATCCTGAGGAAAATGAACCTGAACAATCTCTCAGAAAATTTTGAGAAGAACTACAAAGCAG CAATCTCTCGTAAGCGGTTATGGAAGCAGGCTGAGAGGGATGAACTGAATGAGGAGGTCCCAAGCGGCTCATATGAACT GTCATCTGTGACTGATGGGAAGCGTGGTCGTCTGGTGTCTGTGACCTCTAGGCTGGGGGAAGAGCTGGAGGATCTGGGAAAGAAG acacagGCTGAGTGGGATGAGTTGATCAGGGACTCATCTGGAAT GTTGGCCCCGTCTAGGGTGGAGCATAATCAACTGGAGATCACTAGGCTGAAGGAGAAGCAGAAGGAACTAATCATGAAG GAAACCCAGCTTGTTGAGTGTATGATAGTGGTTGTTCTGCAGCGACTTAATGAAGTAAAGCTGCAGCAGTTTCAGTGGCACCTGACTAAGGGGAAGTTGGAAGTCTTCGATCCCATTCCAAAGGACCAGCTGAAGAAAGGTGACAGGAAAGACACAGTGGATAAGATGGTGGACAAGTACAGTCCTGAGGGAGCTGTGGGAATCACAGTGAAGATTCTGAGAAAGATTAAGCTAAACGATCTCGCTGTTGAGTTAGAAAATAACTACAGAGAAG cTGACGGAGCAAAAGGACATGTTAATGGGGAAAGTCGATTCCTCCACTCAAACTCTGGCCACCTCTCCAACACACCATCATAG